Proteins encoded by one window of Thermococcus sp. Bubb.Bath:
- the cmr1 gene encoding type III-B CRISPR module RAMP protein Cmr1, with protein sequence MYEAIFELEAITPLFMRGADQRKAEFRSASVKGVMRWWFRALAGNYFGNNIKALREAEGKVFGSAGSGEAKKSRVFVRAEVKDKREGSVFQHAASWRDEKAIVWSEYVDYLFFSALDKRKNRNTGGVDVKSRFRYYDTGSKFEVVLSSHDRDAFLLAEAALWMAINLGGFGFRARRGAGSLRVTKTKGDFNLKFNNFGSLREFAQEVSTVVSQFNEAIGNLGVSPGKNKRDRADYPLYPVFEQENSLIFTREEWAGIRYHSDRKEKWVSALDNFGRWFLDIKRGRKFSGGFRFRCADYALSHTFERLTDNKVINEVSDQRTYKSRSPREKRYYLGLPIRYANYSTTVSGWLGSVPTDNKDIEGALRSKKNTVERRASGYWLSLVDIGGILYPMVTVFASQFYPDYSGVFYFDKQDKWNRIYAKGLVTITGENNSSAYRFYKKWIENIAQGIDGKFVVLWPRREF encoded by the coding sequence ATGTATGAGGCCATCTTTGAGCTTGAAGCCATAACGCCCCTCTTCATGCGCGGTGCCGACCAGAGAAAAGCCGAGTTCCGCTCGGCCAGTGTTAAGGGAGTGATGCGCTGGTGGTTCCGGGCTCTGGCCGGGAACTACTTTGGAAACAACATCAAGGCACTTAGGGAAGCGGAGGGAAAGGTTTTCGGCTCCGCAGGTAGTGGTGAGGCTAAGAAGAGCAGGGTCTTTGTTCGGGCTGAGGTTAAAGATAAGAGGGAGGGGAGTGTATTTCAACATGCCGCCAGCTGGAGAGACGAAAAAGCTATAGTCTGGTCGGAATACGTTGATTACCTGTTCTTCTCGGCGTTGGACAAACGAAAAAATAGAAACACTGGAGGAGTTGATGTAAAAAGCCGCTTTAGGTACTATGACACAGGGTCAAAGTTTGAAGTTGTACTGTCTTCTCATGATAGGGACGCTTTTCTCCTGGCAGAAGCGGCTTTGTGGATGGCAATAAACCTGGGAGGCTTTGGTTTCAGGGCAAGACGTGGGGCTGGGAGTTTGAGGGTAACAAAGACCAAGGGGGATTTTAATCTCAAGTTCAACAACTTTGGTTCCCTGAGGGAGTTCGCACAAGAGGTATCCACTGTTGTCTCTCAGTTCAATGAAGCCATTGGCAATTTAGGAGTCTCCCCCGGAAAAAATAAAAGAGATAGGGCAGATTATCCGCTGTATCCAGTGTTTGAGCAAGAAAATTCGTTGATATTCACCAGGGAGGAATGGGCAGGAATTCGCTATCATTCCGATAGAAAAGAAAAGTGGGTAAGCGCCCTCGACAACTTTGGCCGCTGGTTTCTGGATATAAAACGGGGAAGGAAGTTCTCTGGTGGGTTCAGGTTCAGATGTGCTGACTATGCTCTGTCCCACACATTTGAGAGGCTTACTGATAACAAGGTTATTAATGAGGTCTCTGACCAGAGAACTTACAAATCCCGGTCTCCAAGAGAAAAACGGTACTACCTTGGACTGCCGATAAGGTACGCAAACTACAGTACAACGGTATCCGGATGGTTGGGGAGCGTACCCACAGACAACAAAGATATTGAGGGGGCATTAAGATCAAAGAAAAACACGGTGGAGAGAAGAGCCTCAGGATACTGGTTGAGCCTCGTTGACATCGGGGGAATACTTTATCCGATGGTCACAGTGTTTGCCTCCCAGTTCTACCCTGATTATAGTGGCGTCTTTTATTTCGATAAACAAGACAAATGGAATAGGATATACGCCAAAGGTCTGGTAACTATTACCGGAGAAAACAATTCCTCAGCATACCGCTTCTACAAAAAGTGGATTGAAAACATAGCTCAGGGTATAGATGGAAAATTCGTAGTTCTATGGCCAAGGAGGGAATTCTGA
- the cas10 gene encoding type III-B CRISPR-associated protein Cas10/Cmr2 has translation MPEKLWESYANALIEVAPSKILGNLLRVNELPPAWRRLSSYPLPANRGFNNVDFVDFRFILKHPISAEEKPLENLTRFWNTTDRETKERFLKALEGAERKVAEELRSANSMEKFAKLWDNLVKRLQQEYENALYENNFNPTIAEELVHLPADPLVPDHDWLSRLDIYASLKSGEFKLLRFKLSPIQGFIGNARTERDLWAGSHMLSLLTYLAISVIWRKFGPNAIIFPHLRGQPFFEHELGTLNYEKRLLIGNMPNKVLVMVPGDTDVKKLEEEIENEIRGFLERLAKAAWEFYEVTEHLKVKRKNEEQSQPEKKEKFEDYKDSVRGYFSITVESIPVTSLNLNEIISDVLRKYLGAIPDGTESPIHSYSELFLLLDQATDFKSRDYVRPGEDGGFKCMLCGEHLAIGGNSPYPDVREKWANFVEYLHNNGIYDVKKGERLCLLCLAKRFYHRFYALWKEDYWIVHKSGEEIGKLVKDHFEGKYLDRMSFRSVSEVAIAKPTEKAIELKETNKLYITDPDGKSRPVSWADVYDEVLAELGIEGGKRHSFGGVKSPDIRALIDKLATALLIPFGRLAPNSEVFYIENLRDLKSLAKAYGTDENDSRLRGVSVDAIRSLVEELSKIIGEPPKYYAILKMDGDNMGKVISGTEAVKTLEEYAHSSVSNAVPRINRPVTPTVHIGITRSLSNFAVNAVPLLSDSHGAELLYAGGDDVFALVPANEAVSLVFELQKTFREDWEEFEPLQGKTRSMSAGLLFLYYKEPLYSAVRRVNEMEHLAKESGRNALAVGYLKHSGSYYRVSLNWGVFGKPLQNLLEELGNEEGGLSNRIIYEIAEGIEVWPNEPKAIINLLKYEMGRHSNYEKDEKSQQRVFKRLAEFLWVARNVRVKLSKEDLERSGFRGDKTLRDLVNRFNELIQSVVVDDPEREGVSDEYQEVENGLNELFKGRESSLWIFKLEEKLTAAAPSGKAPGIAGIVLRKQLRGAAHLLKILKEMGVGL, from the coding sequence ATGCCTGAGAAACTCTGGGAATCGTACGCAAATGCCCTTATCGAAGTTGCTCCCTCAAAGATACTTGGCAACTTACTCAGAGTCAACGAACTCCCACCAGCATGGAGGCGGCTCTCAAGCTATCCCCTTCCTGCTAACCGGGGATTCAACAACGTGGACTTCGTGGACTTCCGGTTCATTCTTAAACATCCGATAAGTGCGGAAGAGAAGCCCCTTGAAAACCTCACACGGTTCTGGAACACCACCGATAGGGAGACCAAGGAGAGGTTCCTGAAAGCACTTGAAGGGGCCGAAAGAAAGGTAGCGGAGGAACTTAGAAGTGCAAATTCAATGGAAAAGTTTGCAAAGTTGTGGGACAATCTGGTAAAGAGGCTCCAGCAAGAATACGAAAATGCTCTGTATGAAAACAATTTTAATCCCACCATCGCTGAGGAGCTCGTTCATCTCCCCGCCGACCCCCTCGTGCCCGACCACGACTGGCTCAGCAGACTCGATATCTACGCCTCCCTTAAATCTGGAGAATTTAAGCTCCTTCGCTTCAAGCTCTCCCCCATCCAGGGGTTTATAGGGAACGCGAGGACGGAGCGCGACCTCTGGGCCGGGAGCCACATGCTCAGCCTGCTCACATATCTAGCTATCTCGGTGATCTGGAGAAAGTTCGGGCCGAACGCGATAATCTTCCCACACTTGAGGGGTCAGCCATTCTTCGAGCATGAACTTGGTACTCTCAATTACGAGAAAAGGCTCCTCATCGGGAACATGCCCAACAAGGTTCTCGTTATGGTCCCAGGGGATACCGATGTTAAGAAGCTTGAGGAGGAGATTGAAAACGAGATAAGGGGCTTCCTTGAGAGGCTTGCAAAAGCGGCGTGGGAGTTCTACGAGGTTACGGAACATCTAAAGGTCAAAAGGAAAAACGAAGAGCAATCTCAACCAGAGAAAAAAGAAAAGTTTGAAGACTATAAGGATTCAGTGAGGGGATATTTCTCGATAACCGTGGAGAGCATCCCCGTAACGTCCCTGAACCTCAACGAAATCATCAGCGATGTGCTCAGGAAATACCTAGGGGCAATTCCAGATGGCACCGAGAGCCCCATCCACTCATACTCTGAGCTCTTCCTCCTCCTTGACCAGGCCACGGACTTCAAGTCGAGGGACTACGTCCGCCCAGGGGAAGATGGGGGATTCAAGTGCATGCTCTGCGGTGAGCACCTGGCGATCGGTGGAAACTCTCCATACCCAGATGTCAGGGAGAAGTGGGCGAACTTCGTGGAATATCTTCACAACAATGGAATCTACGACGTCAAGAAGGGAGAGAGGCTCTGTCTCCTCTGCCTGGCAAAGAGGTTTTACCACAGGTTCTACGCCCTGTGGAAGGAGGATTACTGGATTGTTCACAAGAGTGGTGAGGAAATTGGAAAGCTAGTCAAGGATCACTTTGAGGGGAAGTACCTTGACAGGATGTCTTTCAGATCCGTTAGCGAAGTTGCGATAGCCAAGCCAACGGAAAAGGCCATAGAGCTCAAGGAAACCAATAAACTCTACATCACAGATCCAGATGGAAAATCCCGTCCAGTTAGCTGGGCAGATGTCTACGACGAGGTACTGGCGGAGCTTGGTATTGAAGGGGGGAAACGGCATAGTTTCGGTGGCGTAAAATCCCCTGATATCAGGGCTCTAATTGACAAGCTTGCAACTGCTCTCCTTATACCCTTTGGAAGGTTGGCGCCCAACAGCGAGGTCTTCTACATAGAGAACCTGAGAGATTTGAAGTCCCTTGCTAAGGCATATGGTACCGATGAGAATGACTCCCGCCTTAGAGGGGTAAGCGTTGACGCCATTCGGTCTTTAGTTGAGGAGCTTTCAAAGATTATCGGCGAACCTCCTAAATACTATGCCATCCTCAAGATGGACGGGGACAACATGGGTAAGGTAATAAGCGGGACGGAGGCCGTGAAGACACTTGAGGAATACGCCCACAGTTCGGTATCCAATGCGGTTCCCAGGATAAACCGCCCTGTAACACCAACGGTTCACATAGGCATAACCCGCTCCCTCAGCAACTTCGCCGTCAACGCCGTTCCTTTATTGAGTGATTCTCACGGAGCCGAGTTGCTTTACGCAGGTGGAGATGACGTGTTCGCCCTCGTGCCGGCAAACGAGGCCGTTTCCCTTGTCTTCGAACTTCAGAAAACCTTCAGGGAAGACTGGGAGGAGTTTGAACCATTGCAGGGCAAGACGAGGAGCATGAGTGCTGGTCTCCTTTTCCTCTATTACAAGGAGCCCCTCTATTCGGCGGTGAGGCGGGTCAACGAGATGGAGCACCTCGCGAAGGAGAGCGGAAGAAACGCTCTCGCCGTGGGCTACCTCAAGCACAGCGGTTCATACTACAGGGTTTCCCTCAACTGGGGAGTCTTTGGAAAGCCACTTCAGAACCTTCTGGAAGAGCTCGGTAATGAAGAAGGTGGACTCAGCAACAGGATAATCTATGAGATAGCGGAGGGCATTGAAGTCTGGCCCAACGAGCCAAAGGCCATAATCAACCTCCTCAAATACGAAATGGGGAGGCACTCGAACTATGAAAAAGACGAGAAATCCCAACAACGGGTTTTCAAGAGGCTCGCTGAATTCCTATGGGTCGCGAGGAACGTGAGGGTAAAACTCTCCAAGGAAGACCTTGAGAGGAGTGGATTCAGGGGAGATAAAACGCTTAGAGATCTCGTAAATAGGTTCAATGAGCTCATACAAAGCGTCGTGGTTGACGATCCAGAGAGGGAAGGGGTCAGTGATGAATACCAAGAGGTCGAGAACGGTCTCAATGAGTTATTCAAGGGGCGTGAAAGCTCCCTTTGGATTTTCAAATTGGAGGAGAAACTTACAGCGGCGGCTCCCAGCGGTAAAGCCCCTGGGATAGCAGGCATCGTCCTGAGAAAACAGCTCCGCGGGGCGGCGCATCTTTTGAAAATCCTCAAGGAGATGGGGGTGGGCCTATGA
- the cmr3 gene encoding type III-B CRISPR module-associated protein Cmr3, translating to MIKMTITPYDVLFFRESRDFSAGENHVAESIEPMPHTIAGAIMGFLYHTEERRKLIDLKNKKPNFSIQGAFFSLNDEPLFRIPMDVVEAEEKLAFLEPHKTPSDNPDNWAVMAVREGKRTLHFSPANGFIDYGTLKDYLGGTLSPGVMEEDIIEPEKVYKNEVRVGIGLNSAKTTEEGLLYRITTLRFKENAGIVVYVSKNEEELQKVLGSSGILKLGGESRFAEFKIHPSETEEFPLNSEPIELGKTFKLYFATPLIINGNSVTEFFEKEIEGAKVLKIFTDRPIPVTGWDMEEKKPKPIRWALPAGTVVWMRAEGNVTVAPKIGEMKEFGYGLVFVGKFRG from the coding sequence ATGATCAAGATGACGATAACCCCCTATGATGTCCTGTTCTTCAGGGAGAGCAGGGACTTTTCGGCCGGGGAAAACCATGTCGCCGAGAGCATTGAGCCGATGCCCCACACGATAGCGGGGGCCATAATGGGATTCCTCTACCATACAGAAGAGAGGAGAAAGCTGATTGATCTCAAAAACAAAAAGCCCAACTTTTCAATTCAGGGAGCATTCTTCAGCCTGAACGATGAGCCTCTCTTCAGAATCCCGATGGACGTGGTTGAAGCCGAGGAGAAGCTGGCGTTTTTGGAACCCCACAAAACGCCCTCTGACAACCCTGACAACTGGGCAGTCATGGCCGTTCGGGAGGGAAAGAGGACTCTCCACTTCTCCCCGGCGAATGGATTCATTGACTACGGAACCTTGAAAGACTACCTCGGTGGCACTTTAAGTCCAGGGGTTATGGAGGAGGATATCATAGAGCCGGAGAAGGTTTATAAGAATGAAGTCAGGGTCGGTATAGGACTTAACAGCGCTAAAACCACAGAGGAGGGCCTCCTTTACAGAATAACTACCCTACGATTCAAAGAGAACGCTGGAATTGTTGTCTATGTATCTAAAAATGAAGAAGAACTTCAAAAAGTCCTTGGAAGTTCTGGGATACTGAAGCTTGGAGGGGAAAGCAGGTTCGCGGAATTTAAGATCCATCCCTCCGAAACCGAAGAATTTCCATTGAATAGCGAGCCCATAGAACTAGGTAAAACGTTCAAGCTCTACTTTGCAACACCATTGATTATCAACGGGAACAGTGTAACTGAGTTCTTCGAAAAAGAAATTGAAGGAGCTAAAGTCCTCAAGATCTTCACTGACAGGCCCATCCCAGTTACCGGATGGGATATGGAGGAGAAGAAGCCAAAGCCGATCAGATGGGCCCTCCCAGCTGGAACCGTCGTGTGGATGAGAGCGGAAGGGAACGTAACTGTCGCTCCAAAAATAGGGGAAATGAAGGAGTTTGGTTACGGCCTTGTTTTTGTTGGAAAATTCAGGGGGTGA